A window of Passer domesticus isolate bPasDom1 chromosome 11, bPasDom1.hap1, whole genome shotgun sequence genomic DNA:
CCACTTGTGACTGGCTctgtcctcctctgctgagccagggcagcagagagacCTGCGGGGAGccaggatggatggtggatggaatgTGGCCATGCCCTGGGAGCTTGGAAAGAAGGGGTTAATGAGATGTAACAGGGAGCTTGGCTTTGAGACTGAGATTTCTACAGCCCTGCACATAAAGGCCACAAAAAGCTGGCACTAGGCCAATTCCAACCATGTGATAGGAAAGGTGGGACAAACAGCCAGCACTCTGAGAGGCGAAATCCCAGGGGCAGactgagctgtgagcacaggctgcccagctgcatgtGGATAACTGTGCTGGGGCGGCCTGCTGTCATCACAGCCTCTTCCATTCCCTTCACAGCAGGGctatggtggcagcagcagctaggCCCTgaagtgcctgctgctggagagtctGTGCCAAACAACCTGTCTCCTTGCAAAGGTCACAAATTATTCCAAGTGGTGGTGTCAGTGTGTAGTGCTACAATGgtatttccaggaaaataccAGGTATATTTCAGgtatatttcaggaaaagtggTGGAAGAAGCAAACAATTCAACAGATCCTATGCTGtatgccagagctgctgtattTGAAGGGGGAAATGCTCACTGGGGCTGATAAATGGTCAGTGTTATAAATATGGTTAGTAATTCGTGGGAATAAaagatatatcaatatatatatgtataaaatgaacTACTGGTGTACAAGGCGGGGgagagattcttccccaggatggcgaaaccgtggcagatggacagagaggcaccaccacatttacatgtgaaggaaactctgctgcacaggagatgggcattcacaaggacctgcacccagtgaccccaagcgatgatggcccagacaagacacctatctgagaggaccagggccatcaacaccttccatctgaatgccagattccgggaatcagggaagtgtattattctattcggacggaggctttgtgcagcctctGCCGCGGGCGAAATAAACCGTATAAGAACcgctgccttggagcagccagtgtggacgggGAGGAATTGGCGCTAGCGAGGCCAATCTCACGTTCACCCACATCACCTCCCAGGGGCGGCTGTTcgattgattggtggctgtcgagactgtgTTACGGtcgtgaaataatttttattttttatatttttattaaaattggctatttttcatttttcatctataacaatcagacatttctcatgagtttggagaaagcaggaggCTTGGGGGAGGCAGAACTTTGCAAATAAGCTCTGCCCTGAGAGGAGGTGATTTTAACTGTTGATACTGGTTTTTAAGTAGAGTATGAAGCTGAGAGAGAGGCTGATCATCAGCAGTGTAGCCCAGGCGTCAGTACTGGGACCGGtcatcttccttcttgatagTGGTCTGAATAACGGGGCCCagagcaccctcagcaagtttgctgaatttcctacagtgggaagagctgctgagacACCAGCGGGTGACTCTGCACCCACAAGGGCCTCAacaagctggagaaatgggctgatGGAACCTCCTGAAGCTCAACCAAGGGCCGAGCAGAgtgctcctgctgaggaggtgcagccccagcacacgccatggaaggcagctctgcagagcaggatctctgcaggtcctggtgGGTGTGactggcagagaagggaagggatctGGGCAAACGCTGAGGGGTGCAGCCCACCGCCAGGTGGGTTTTGTGCCATAGAATCTCTGTgggtgggggggctcctgggtgtGTCCCTCAGAAAGAACCCTGTGTTGTCACCACTCATGACCATTATGACACACTTGCGTTACTATAACCACCAGCGTTGGGTAGTGCCGGAGCACTCACGTTgtgacccagagcagctgaggagcttcCGCTGCTGCCAGCATCTGAGGAGCCTGTGTGCTACCAGTGTCTGTGGATCTTCCGAGTGCTGTCAGTGACCCAGGaacctgagcactgccagtgACCGAGGAGCCTCTGAGTGACTCCAGTAAGTGAAGACAACCCTCGGAGTTCTGCCAGTGAGTGAAGAGGAGCCTCTTAGTCCTAGTGACTGAGGAACCTCTGAGTGCTGTCAGTGACTGAGGAGCCTCCGAGTGCTCCCAGTGACTGAGAGACCTCTGAATTCCAGAAGTGGGAGCCAAGCCTTCGAGTCCTGCCAGCGGCTGAGAGCAGccaagcccaggagcagcaatggccgaggtgggacaggagccatcagcaccACGAGCCGTGCGCGTCTGCCGCATCTGTGTGGATTTCCTGCGCAACCCCGCTGCTGCCGTGGAGCCCTGCGGGCACGTGTTCTGCCACGCCTGcatccagccccaggctgccaccGACGCCGCCGCCACCTGCCCCACCTGCCAAGGGCCCATCGGCAGCATCCGCGTGCTGGAGGGCCAGGACAACCCAGCCCCGGTGGCCCCGCgtcgcccccgccgccgcctccatcCCTTCGTGGCGCGGTggcgccagcggcagcagcaggaggcgcAGGAGGATGCGGCTCCTGGAGGTGGCCGGCGCAGAAGACGCGCTGATGGCGACAGGGCACCGAGCCCTGTGCCCCGCCAGCGTCCCCGCAGAGAGCAGGATGACCTGCGAAGAAACGGGCTGGGACAGCGGCCACCAAGGGGAATTGCAGCGCTGGCCGCAGGGGACAACCAACACCGTCCCGCTGCCATCTGATTTGATGTGGACCCTCCACGGCCCGTCTGAGCTGAAGACCAGCATGCTGAGACGGGCCTCGTCTAGTTCCTTCTACACGTTTGGAGATACGTCAAGACTGGGAGAGTAGGAGCTGTTGGAGGGAAAGCATATAAGTTGTAGATACTTGGGGAGAGGGTAGtctattaggatattaggatattaggagaTTAGGATATTAgaatattaggatattaggatactaggacattaggatattaggatattaggatattaggatattaggatactaggatattaggatactaggacattaggacataaggacattaGAACATAtaggacataaggacattaGGACATAAGGACATAAGGGCATTAGgacattaggatattaggatgtTAGGATGTTAGGATATTAGCtatgaaataaagttttttattcCGTTTGAAACATTGGAAAGCAGTCATTCTTTATCCGCGTCGGACACATGGAAGAGTATCTCCTTTAATGTGATGTGGACTGTGCATGgcctgcctgggagaggagtTTGCCATCAGGTCAAGCTTCTCAATGGATGTCTCCTCTTGTGCAGAAGGGGAGAGTGAAACAGTGCTGAATGTGGGCACTGTGCAAGTAAGAGCAGGTGTTTTgggagaactgcagctgggaggcttgAGGATGCTTAAATGACAAAGAGTTATTTCCCAGGACTGGTTTtcttgctggctgtgaccactgtgggagctgctgtctgaacaaatctcttctctcttctaggCCTGTTCAAGGAAGAGAACCCTTACGCAAAATTTGAGAATTAGCATCTCCAGacacacccacccaccctggtgaacagtgccttctgcagagccacaagtCTCCAGGCTTCCCCCCACCACCATGGTGCCACTTCAACTGCCACAGAAGATGACCCAAATCCTTGGTGACACCATTGTCCCCACTCCAGGTGCTTGGTCTGGCCAGACTTTGCTCTTGCCCTGCTGGTGCAAGAAACCATGGTGACAATACTGGAAGATGGggcattttttcctcactcaCCCCAGGGTGGTTGTGGTGTCCAAAGCAATGCACATAACAGCCcttgtcccagccaagggcaaaAGCAACATCACACATCTCCCTCACTCCTGCCTCACCAAGAACACTTCATGCACACAGAGCTAGcctcttctgctcttcctccccctcttttttttttttttttttcttttagtatatGCAAAAGCCAGCAAGAGTTTCCTGACGTAAGGGCTAGCAGGAGGCTTTGGCTGTCACTCCAGGTGCATGCACTTATCCCAGCACATTAGCAGTCCTCTCAAAGAGCACAAGTTTCTGGTGATCTGGTGCTTCCAGGAGGAAGGTCTTATGTGCACCTTCTCACTTGCAACTAAtctggggaaatgccccaaCTCTCCTACCTCTCTGTGCCTTTCTAGAAAGGTGGTCTTGGGCTCAATGGCCACGTCTGTTAGCAATACTGTAAGTTTCAAGTGCATTTACAATATGCTGACTGTATATTAAACTGATTCAATTACTGTTCTGGTCTGAAAGAGTTTAATTCTCcttccacagcaggcacaggtcGGGAGTAGTGGCTGATGGAGTTGTCACTGTTGTGTGGCTCTGACTCACTGGGGgtagctgggggaggcagaagcAAGGCTGCCTCGGGCTCTTGCTGGCCTTGAAAGGAAcagtctgttcccagagatgttCAGGTGTTAGGAAGAGCTTGGGATGGAAGCAAGGCTGCTCTCtaaggaaggagctggctgttCTGGCAAGAGTTGGGCCTTTTGTCCCCTGGCCTCTCCAGGAGAGAGCCCCTGTGTGCGTGggtggcctgggggctcaggctgcagcccgaGCAGTGTAAGGgcctgggtgggaaggggatggagctgcctgctctggagcctgcccaggcccggccctgcagcagccgcagccccgtgtgcaggccgggcagggctgggagagtctgggctgaggagagctgCCCGTGGCCTCCTGCCGGGGAGGCTCCCGTGGGCCGGGGTGAAGCTCTCCCTCTGCACGGCCGGCCTtgtggagctcagcacagcggCCCCAGCTGGGCTCGGGGAGCTGAGGCGCcgggagccctgcctgctgccccaggggcagGGCTCGCGGGTGACTTTTAATCCAGATTGTCGCCGGCTACTGCCAGGAGAGGCTCGGGTGGGAGGAACACAGGGCCTGACTCTGCCGAGCTCTGGTGgtggctgctctcccaccttctgtccgggcaggggctgcgccccggggctgccgggcaggagccagggcggTGCCGAGAGCGCCGTGTCCGGCTGTGCACGGCAGGGAGGTGATGATTcacagatcccggcgtggctggaaTCCCTTGTGCGTGGAGGATGAACTGTGGAGCCCAGTGATGAGAAGGGAAAGTGCTGAGAGGGGTCCTTCATGTGCTGGCCCAAAGGGCCCGTGGTGCCTCTGCCAGCCAAAggcacagggaaagctgtgggGCCTTTGCTTGAGAGCCAGCAAGGTCCAGGGACAGCGGGTGCCAAAGCCTTTtgagctgcctttcccctgctgggctgcaccaggctcCAGTCCCCCTCCTGTCCTGGAACTGGGACCAGTAAATTCATTTTGAGTACCCTGAGTGCTcccactggccctgctcctaGAGCTAAGGAGTGATGTCTGCAAACCTATCAGGGAACTGCAAGCAAGTTCCTCTTCCTGAGACCCCACTTGTGACTGGCTctgtcctcctctgctgagccagggcagcagagagacCTGCGGGGAGccaggatggatggtggatggaatgTGGCCATGCCCTGGGAACTTGGAAAGAAGGGGTTAATGAGATGTAACAGGGAGCTTGGCTTTGAGACTGAGATTTCTACAGCCCTGCACATAAAGGCCACAAAAAGCTGGCACTAGGCCAATTCCAACCATGTGATAGGAAAGGTGGGACAAACAGCCAGCACTCTGAGAGGCGAAATCCCAGGGGCAGactgagctgtgagcacaggctgcccagctgcatgtGGATAACTGTGCTGGGGCGGCCTGCTGTCATCACAGCCTCTTCCATTCCCTTCACAGCAGGGctatggtggcagcagcagctaggCCCTgaagtgcctgctgctggagagtctGTGCCAAACAACCTGTCTCTTTGCAAAGGTCACAAATTATTCCAAGTGGTGGTGTCAGTGTGTAGTGCTACAATGgtatttccaggaaaataccAGGTATATTTCAGgtatatttcaggaaaagtggTGGAAGAAGCAAACAATTCAACAGATCCTATGCTGTACGCCAGAGCTGCTGTATTTGAAGGGGGAAATGCTCACTGGGGCTGATAAATGGTCAGTGTTATAAATATGGTTAGTAATTCATGGGAATAAaagatatatcaatatatatatgtataaaatgaacTACTGCTGTACAAGGCGGGGgagagattcttccccaggatggtgaaaccgtggcagatggacagagaggcaccaccacatttacatgtgaaggaaactctgctgcacaggagatgggcattcacaaggacctgcacccagtgaccccaagcgatgatggcccagacaagacacctatctgagaggaccagggccatcaacgccttccatctgaatgccggACTCCGGGAATCagggaagtgtattattctattcccggacggaggctttgtgcagcctctGCCGCGGGCGAAATAAACCGTATAAGAACcgctgccttggagcagccagtgtggacgggGAGGAATTGGCGCTAGCGAGGCCAGTCTCACGTTCACCCACATCACCTCCCAGGGGTGCCTGTTcgattgattggtggctgtcgagactgtgTTACGGtcgtgaaataatttttattttttatatttttattaaaattggctatttttcatttttcatctataacaatcagacatttctcatgagtttggagaaagcaggaggCTTGGGGGAGGCAGAACTTTGCAAATAAGCTCTGCCCTGAGAGGAGGTGATTTTAACTGTTGATACTGGTTTTTAAGTAGAGTATGAAGCTGAGAGAGAGGCTGATCATCAGCAGTGTAGCCCAGGCGTCAGTACTGGGACCGGtcatcttccttcttgatagTGGTCTGAATAACGGGGCCCagagcaccctcagcaagtttgctgaatttcctacagtgggaagagctgctgagacACCAGCGGGTGACTCTGCACCCACAAGGGCCTCAacaagctggagaaatgggctgatGGAACCTCCTGAAGCTCAATCAAGGGCCGAGCAGAgtgctcctgctgaggaggtgcagccccagcacacgccatggaaggcagctctgcagagcaggatctctgcaggtcctggtgGGTGTGactggcagagaagggaagggatctGGGCAAACGCTGAGGGCTGCAGCCCACCGCCAGGTGGGTTTTGTGCCATAGAATCTCTGTgggtgggggggctcctgggtgtGTCCCTCAGAAAGAACCCTGTGTTGTCACCACTCATGACCATTATGACACACTTGCGTTACTATAACCACCAGCGTTGGGTAGTGCCGGAGCACTCACGTTgtgacccagagcagctgaggagcttcCGCTGCTGCCAGCATCTGAGGAGCCTGTGTGCTACCAGTGTCTGTGGATCTTCCGAGTGCTGTCAGTGACCCAGGaacctgagcactgccagtgACCGAGGAGCCTCTGAGTGACTCCAGTAAGTGAAGACAACCCTCGGAGTTCTGCCAGTGAGTGAAGAGGAGCCTCTTAGTCCTAGTGACTGAGGAACCTCTGAGTGCTGTCAGTGACTGAGGAGCCTCCGAGTGCTCCCAGTGACTGAGAAACCTCTGAATTCCAGAAGTGGGAGCCAAGCCTTCGAGTCCTGCCAGCGGCTGAGAGCAGccaagcccaggagcagcaatggccgaggtgggacaggagccatcagcgCCACGAGCCGTGCGCGTCTGCCGCATCTGTGTGGATTTCCTGCGCAACCCCGCTGCTGCCGTGGAGCCCTGCGGGCACGTGTTCTGCCACGCCTGcatccagccccaggctgccaccGACGACGCCGCCACCTGCCCCACCTGCCAAGGGCCCATCGGCAGCATCCGCGTGCTGGAGGGCCAGGACAACCCAGCCCCGGTGGCCCCGCgtcgcccccgccgccgcctccatcCCTTCGTGGCGCGGTggcgccagcggcagcagcaggaggcgcAGGAGGATGCGGCTCCTGGAGGTGGCCGGCGCCGACGACGTGCTGATGGCGACCGGGCACCGAGCCCTGTGCCCCGCCAGCGTCCCCGCAGAGAGCAGGATGACCTTAGAAGAAACGGGCTGGGACAGCGGCCACCGAGGGGAATTGCAGCGCTGGCCGCAGGGGACAACCAACACCGTCCCCCTGCAATCTGATTTGATGTGGATCCTCCACGGCCCGTCTGAGCTGAAGACCAGCATGCTGAGACGGGCCTCGTCTAGTTTCTTCTACCCACTTTGGGGACACTTCAAGACTGGGAGAGTAGGAGCTGTTGGAGGGAAAGTATATAGTTGTAGATACTTGGGGAGAGGGTAGGAtactaggatattaggatattaggatactagcatattaggatattaggatactaggacattaggatattaggatattaggatactaggatattaggatattaggacactaggacattaggatattaggacATTAGAACATAtaggacataaggacattaggacataaggacattaGCACATTAGGACATCAGGATATTGGGAtgttaggatattaggatattagctatgaaataaagttttttattcCGTTTGAAACATTGGAAAGCAGTCATTCTTTATCCGCGTCGGACACATGGAAGAGTATCTCCTTTAATGTGATGTGTGTGGTGAGAGTTCACAACAGGGTACTTATTCCATGCTGATCATACATATTCATTACAAGGTACCTCCTAGCTAATTCACAAACACCACTTTCCTAGAACTAATTTGCATGCATTCGCCTTTTACTGGAATTACTTTTTTGGTCCTGGAGTTCATCTAAAGGGGTGTCTGGTGGTCATATTCACTGAAGGCTTCAGTATTACTGGTGACCTTACtttgaactttttctttgggCATGCACTGTTGGTTTTAGTTATGTAGctcacaaaaaacccctctctAGTCCTCTGTCTGTTTCTCCACTGGTTCCAGCTACATTTATCCTCCTTTGTGCATACCTTTACATCCTTCTATCTTTTTTCTAGTTAGTCCCAAAGCTTTATTCAGCAACTTCAGGGGAACTGAAAATTTCTAGTCTCTGTGTTATTTTTCAAGTCTCcccttttcttgagactgtctcttttagACAATCTCAATACTTCATTTTCCAGCACGAAGTGCTGCAACAACCATAACAGTttgtcctgtgtccaggttCAGACCTTATccactcccctgcccagctggatgCATCCTGTGGGGATGCCTTCATCCatggtggctctggtcctgTGGCATGCatggtggctctggtcctgGGAGCCACCTGTGTCTGTAAACTGGGGTCTTCCTCCGCCAGATGGGGGTGGAAACAGGTTCTGAACATCAGCACAGattttggctgcagtgctgctgcattgcctgggctgtgtcctgctgaagGAGGATTTGGATGAACTGGCTGGGGTAGGGTACAGCCCTCGTGTGCAGCAGGAGGCCTCCTGCAGGatctgtggctctgtgtgtccctgtgtgctcctctgcttctcctggcagcagcttctgtgTCTGGGGCTTGTTTGCTTGAGCTGCTCCATATCTGGTGCTACAGGACTGTATCACCCAGCCACTGCTTGCCCTCATCCTCATAGGGTCCCTCCAGACCGACTCcagctgtgtgccctggctgccctACTGCCACAGCAGATTCTCAGGCTTTTagggaaataaaacccaagagagGAACTCGCAGCTTAGGGCTTTGtcagcagagcaaggcagaaCTTGCCTTGCATTTGGGCTTCCCACCATGACATGGAGCATGTgctgaagctggtggctcttgcagcagcagcatgcactgctgctggcccagtgGTGGGTAGGAGCAGGCTTGGAGGAGCCCAGAGTTTTAAACCACTGAAGCTCTTCAAAGTCCTGAGGtgtcttgttttcttcctgcagatTGTCGCCAGTATACGAACAGGAGCTGTGAAGAATGCCTGAAAAATGTCACTGTGAGTAGCAGCAGTGATGCTCCCAGCCTCTCACCATGCTGAAAAAGTTTCCTTcctggaagcagggctggtcCCCTGCCCTTGTCCCAGACATGCTGCAAATTCCACCCACCTAAGAGGGTGAGAGGGCAATCCCTCTCTGGTGCTTTGGAAGGAGGTTGCTAGAAActgggtgggttttgttgtGTGCTTTTCGATTAGAGTAATGGAattgctgagctgcttcctGATGGATGGACGATGTGCTTGGAGAAGGGACTgagtgggctgggctggctggtcaagttcccctccagcagctgggccgtGGCACTGGCTGGGTGCAGGATGTGTGCTGGTGTCCTGCCAGTCCCTGCTGCCTTATCACAGATATCAGCACACTTGAACTTGAGTCAGATCTTGCAGCTGATGTAGCCAGAACCAGTTTGACCAAACCCCTACTGAATGCTGGGGTTGGGGATTGGAGCCACCAGGAGAGGAGCATGCAAAGCTCCGCAGATGGTCTGTAGTGGCTGGGCACATGCACACCTCTCCTGCTCATCAGCTTTGTGTGTGTAGAGCGCTTTGTCTCAAAGGCTTTCTTCTTATCTCAAAAATAAACGTAAAGGATTTGTGTTATTAATGGTgggattcttaaggctgtcctgggcagggtcaGTAGTTGGCTCGATGATCCTTAtcagtcccttccagctcaggacagtCTACAATTCTAAGCCAGGAGAAGGATTCTCAGCATCTTTACTTGCTCTAGAGCTCTGCActcccctctcctgcctgtcctggtgtgatctgtgctcacacagctctTACTCCTGAGCGCCCTGTTGCTGCTGGGTGCTGTCTCGTGAGCCAGCAgaggtggccctgtgctgtggctgccaaGCAAAGCGAGGGTCGCTGTCAGTGCAGCAGTAACgctgtgctgcctgctcctgtgtcCTAGTGCCTGtggtgtgccagcagcaggaggtgcaTGGAGTACCCCGTCCGAAGAATCCTCCCGCCGGCCGACCTGTGCGAGCTCCGCTCGGCGCGCTGGGGAGTCTGCTGGGGtgagtgccagcctggctggtggctgtgacagtgcttgctgctgtgggaggttcccctgcctcccagctctctgccagtGTTGCAGTGACAGGCTGAAGGCAGTCAAGGTTCTGCAAACTTCCTGAAGCGTGGGCGGGGAAGCAGAGTATGAGCAGTTCCCTGCCTTCTGGCAAGTAGGACCTGTGAGGATTTAGCTACTCCAAAATACATCCCTTATGCTTTGGTGTGATGGAGGCTCCAGACATGGCTAGCGCCTGGGAACAGGAGTGGAAGGTTCTCTGTGGgcctctgcagccctcctgGTGTCTGAATCCCAGatctctcctctgcagctggcaggtgACTCTGTGCACTGCTTCTGGTTCTTCACGTGGCTGCTGTCCCAGGTGGGCTCCTGGAACCAGAGGTGTGATGACTTCTCTGGGAACCTGTGTGTGCTTCTAGTGCTGAGTGTACCGTGGTCCTGCTCAGCTCTTACCCACCTGAGAAAAAACCTCTTCTAAAACTACCCCTGCACATGCAGGTCTCCTCTGGGAGCTTTCTCTggtgggcagctgcctctcctccctgctgctctgttttctgaagGATTTCTGGAGAGATTGGTGCCTTGTTTAGACCAAGCTTAGTGCATGTTCATGCTCATACAGAAGCCAGCTTTTGGGggctggagaaggaaggaagcaagCTGGGACCTGGTTGCACTCACCCACCCCCTTGATgaggagcctggagctgaaTTGCCGTTGCCTGTTATCTTTTGTGCTTGAAGCTGGGCTCTCTTGTCTGCCCACAAGAGTTCATACTGCTCTTATGCTTGTGGAAGAAGAATCTCCTCTTTGTGAGCCCTGTGGTATGCTTTTCTGAAACTTCTGTAAGACCTTGAAGTGCTAGTTTTGATGTGAGTAGCTTCACAAAAGGTTTCATTATAGAAGATCACATTCCTTAGCTTGCAAAACTCGCTATAGAGAAGATTAGTCCTGTGGGAGATTAGCTCTTATGTGATTCTGcatttttggtgtgtgtgacTTAGCCTCTGTCATCAGCTGGAGGAGTGCCTGGTGCTCTGCCTCAGACCTCTCTGTGTGGGAAGGGGGGAGCTGAACCCCAGGCTCATCCTGAAACCCCAAAAGGGTTTCAGAAGCACTGACGCTGCTGGagtcagctcaggctggagtacCTAAAAGAGGCTCTCTTTAGAACagataaaaggaagaagtttCTTACAATAAGGGTGATGAGAcagtggcacaggttgcccagagaggtgctgaatgccccatccctggaaacgttcaaggtcaggttggataggactgtgagcagcctggtctagtggaagatggaGTTGGACTAAATGACCTTCAAGTGCTCTGAGCAGGTTCAGGTGCACTGAGATTTCTGTAGCCTGGCTGTCGTGTGCAAAGTGGCTCCTAAACAAATATTTCCACAGGCACAATTCTGTGAACAGCCTGAACCACACTTGGAAGAACCTCCTCTTTGTTGTTGCCTGAAATCCTTGGCATGTAGATGtgtcagttttggctggtgtCTCTACTGCCATtactgcaggagctgagtgggATGAGCAGGGACCAGGGCTCACGGCTGCTGCCTCGCCATGTTCCAGCAGGCTTTGTTCTGTGTGTGGGCaagcagagccccccagccctggggagacgTGGCAGTCAGGTGCAGGAAGCAGGACTTGGCCCtcagctgcctgagcagcactgctggccccaacctgacagattttttttcagtttatctcTTGCCCAAGGACTTCAGATGCCGCTAAGTGCTCATCTCATCAGAGATGTCTTCTGAGGCTGGCTCCCATGGACAGTAATTCCTCCCTGTCAGAGATGATTCCTTAGCCCTGAAGCCTtcagttgttgggttttttccctcaattTTTACCTGGATTAGTGATTAAGATAGCTTTGCTCCTGTTTCTGCCAGAGGAGTTTGACCTGAGTGCGTTTCTCCCTGCCAGTAACTGAGC
This region includes:
- the LOC135278585 gene encoding pituitary tumor-transforming gene 1 protein-interacting protein-like; the protein is MAQTRHLSERTRAINAFHLNAGLRESGKLKRSLLVLVTEEPLSAVKQPSPGAAMAEYTNRSCEECLKNVTCLWCASSRRCMEYPVRRILPPADLCELRSARWGVCWVNFEALITAMSVVGGTLLIMLGVCCCCCCCKKKSKKPDKDDERAAREREKRRVRQEERRAEMKSRHDEIRRKYGLFKEENPYAKFEN